A genomic region of Trueperaceae bacterium contains the following coding sequences:
- the uxaC gene encoding glucuronate isomerase: MTAPATPWTLDPDRCFAPEPTQRSLARELYEGVAGLPLLSPHGHVSPGLLLEDAPFGDPAQTFVVPDHYLLRMLHSQGVPLARLGVAPLDGAPVETDPRAIWREFASHYHLFAGTPSGLWLKQEFTELFGLAERPSAATADRTFDHLNDKLAQPAFRPRALFRRFGLEVLATTDAATDGLSEHAALQAAGLPVVPTFRPDAVLDPSRDDFPAALDALEERSGVAVDGYAGYVEALEQRRAAFKAAGATATDHAAISAHVAELPGVEAVYGRVRAGTASADERRAFAAHMLLQSARMSAADGLVMQLHVGSLRDHHAPTFARFGRDKGADIPVAATFTRELRPLLDELGDHPTFRLVLYTVDETPYARELAPLAGFYPSVRLGAPWWFFDSVLGMERYLDAVTETAGIYNLAGFVDDTRAFPSIPARHDVWRRVTCNWLAGRAVRGLIDRDEAPALARALAYDLTKETYRLGAP, encoded by the coding sequence ATGACCGCCCCAGCCACGCCGTGGACGCTCGACCCCGACCGCTGCTTCGCGCCCGAACCCACCCAGCGGAGCCTGGCCCGGGAGCTGTACGAAGGGGTGGCCGGCCTGCCGCTGCTCTCGCCGCACGGGCACGTCTCCCCCGGCCTGTTGCTCGAGGACGCCCCCTTCGGCGACCCGGCGCAGACGTTCGTCGTCCCGGACCACTACCTGCTGCGCATGCTCCATAGCCAGGGCGTGCCCCTGGCCCGGCTCGGCGTGGCGCCCCTCGACGGCGCGCCGGTGGAGACGGACCCGCGGGCGATCTGGCGCGAGTTCGCGTCCCACTACCACCTGTTCGCCGGCACGCCGTCCGGGCTGTGGCTGAAGCAGGAGTTCACGGAACTCTTCGGTCTCGCCGAGCGACCCTCCGCCGCGACCGCCGACCGCACCTTCGACCACCTGAACGACAAGCTCGCCCAGCCCGCCTTCCGGCCCCGCGCCCTCTTCCGCCGGTTCGGGCTGGAGGTGCTGGCCACCACCGACGCCGCCACGGACGGCCTGAGCGAGCACGCCGCGCTGCAGGCCGCCGGCCTGCCAGTGGTGCCAACGTTCCGGCCGGACGCTGTCCTCGACCCGAGCCGCGACGACTTCCCGGCGGCACTCGACGCCCTCGAGGAGCGCAGCGGCGTGGCCGTCGACGGTTACGCCGGCTACGTCGAGGCCCTCGAGCAGCGCCGCGCCGCCTTCAAGGCCGCCGGGGCCACGGCGACGGATCACGCGGCCATCAGCGCGCACGTGGCCGAACTGCCGGGCGTCGAGGCGGTGTACGGGCGCGTGCGGGCGGGCACGGCGAGCGCCGACGAGCGCCGCGCCTTCGCCGCCCACATGCTGCTGCAGTCCGCGCGCATGAGCGCCGCCGACGGCCTCGTCATGCAGCTCCACGTCGGCTCCCTGCGCGACCACCACGCGCCGACGTTCGCCCGCTTCGGTCGCGACAAGGGCGCCGACATCCCCGTGGCCGCCACCTTCACGCGCGAGCTGAGGCCGCTACTCGACGAGCTAGGCGACCACCCCACGTTCCGCCTCGTCCTCTACACCGTCGACGAGACCCCCTACGCCCGCGAGCTGGCGCCGCTGGCCGGCTTCTACCCGAGCGTGCGCCTCGGGGCACCGTGGTGGTTCTTCGACTCGGTGCTGGGCATGGAACGCTACCTCGACGCCGTGACCGAGACGGCGGGGATCTACAACCTGGCGGGGTTCGTCGACGACACGCGCGCGTTCCCGTCGATACCGGCCCGCCACGACGTGTGGCGGCGCGTCACCTGCAACTGGCTGGCCGGGCGCGCCGTGCGCGGCCTCATCGACCGGGACGAGGCGCCCGCCCTGGCGCGCGCGCTGGCCTACGACCTCACGAAGGAGACCTACCGCCTGGGCGCGCCCTGA
- the lepB gene encoding signal peptidase I, with translation MTRSDQKRPDSPRETARARLRPGGSAGAARPQTLTLRQRVWREVRGYGEALVIAFLVVTFLFTTVGVVGTSMEPNLDGGNGRGNLLQALLTGDRVFIPKYDTWLRRAGVLGPYQRGAVVVLREPANAPTALETGKRNFFIKRVVAVPGDRLRIERGQVFVNGVAIDQGFITDAGTVRVAPVDFPLVVVRGGEVAALVMGFETTPKGNSVPMLPMGGFVPASVSVDDPRVQLFYGNVVGGVEVPPGTPEGTPVVLDLVVPDGKYFVMGDNRSAGGSEDSRYFGPVDAIAIAGRATAVIWPPRRDGHWNFRGLAAPAAFAAAGAGR, from the coding sequence ATGACGAGATCAGACCAGAAACGGCCGGATTCCCCGCGCGAGACCGCTCGGGCGCGCCTCCGCCCCGGCGGATCGGCGGGCGCGGCGCGCCCGCAGACACTCACCCTCCGGCAGCGGGTCTGGCGCGAGGTGCGGGGCTACGGCGAGGCGCTCGTCATCGCCTTCCTCGTCGTCACCTTCCTCTTCACGACCGTCGGCGTCGTCGGCACGTCGATGGAGCCCAACCTGGACGGCGGCAACGGGCGCGGCAACCTGCTGCAGGCGCTCCTGACGGGTGACCGCGTCTTCATCCCCAAGTACGACACCTGGTTGCGGCGGGCCGGCGTGCTCGGTCCCTACCAGCGGGGCGCCGTCGTCGTGCTGCGCGAGCCGGCCAACGCCCCCACCGCGCTGGAGACGGGCAAGCGCAACTTCTTCATCAAGCGCGTGGTGGCTGTGCCGGGCGACCGGCTGCGGATCGAGCGGGGCCAGGTCTTCGTGAACGGCGTCGCCATCGACCAGGGTTTCATCACCGACGCGGGCACCGTGCGCGTCGCGCCCGTCGACTTCCCGTTGGTGGTGGTGCGGGGCGGGGAGGTCGCGGCGTTGGTCATGGGCTTCGAGACGACACCCAAGGGCAACAGCGTGCCGATGCTGCCGATGGGCGGTTTCGTCCCCGCCAGCGTCAGCGTCGACGACCCGCGGGTCCAGCTCTTCTACGGGAACGTGGTGGGCGGCGTAGAGGTTCCCCCCGGCACGCCGGAGGGGACGCCCGTGGTGCTCGACCTCGTCGTGCCCGACGGCAAGTACTTCGTCATGGGCGACAACCGCTCCGCCGGCGGGTCCGAGGACTCGCGTTACTTTGGTCCGGTGGACGCCATCGCCATCGCGGGCCGCGCCACCGCCGTCATCTGGCCGCCCAGGCGGGACGGGCACTGGAACTTCAGGGGGTTGGCCGCGCCGGCCGCGTTCGCGGCGGCGGGCGCCGGTCGGTAG
- a CDS encoding PPC domain-containing protein: MLRRLAPLIALSTLALSLTATAQRPFIVPNYYVSQLPVLTPGVAAAGELTEADGQSYKDGAHLDLYQFEGVVGAYVELELRSYDFDTFLSVFDPAGNLVEANDDADYDGGDANRSYVSLYVDQEGRYTVVASAYAQYGLGAYELRLDVQPSFSLDDATVVTVPGAIDGALAATDPVVPEGWTGPSRAYRFTLESEVALKIDAASSDFDTYLYLFDAAGRLLASNDDHDYSEASGYATDSQIFAALAPGEYVVYVSSWS; this comes from the coding sequence ATGCTTCGTCGGCTCGCACCGCTCATCGCCCTCTCCACGCTGGCGCTAAGCCTCACCGCCACCGCCCAGCGACCCTTCATCGTCCCCAACTACTACGTGTCACAGCTCCCGGTCCTGACCCCGGGGGTCGCCGCCGCCGGCGAGCTGACCGAGGCCGACGGACAGAGCTACAAGGACGGCGCCCACCTCGATCTCTACCAGTTCGAGGGCGTTGTCGGCGCGTACGTCGAGCTGGAGCTGCGCAGCTACGACTTCGACACCTTCCTCAGCGTCTTCGACCCCGCCGGCAACCTGGTCGAGGCGAACGACGACGCGGACTACGACGGTGGCGACGCCAACCGCTCGTACGTCTCGCTCTACGTTGATCAGGAGGGCCGGTACACGGTCGTCGCCAGCGCGTACGCTCAGTACGGGCTCGGCGCCTACGAGCTGCGCCTCGACGTCCAGCCCAGCTTCTCGCTCGACGACGCGACCGTCGTGACCGTGCCGGGCGCGATCGACGGCGCCCTCGCCGCGACCGACCCCGTCGTCCCGGAAGGCTGGACCGGGCCGAGCAGGGCCTACCGCTTCACCCTCGAGTCGGAGGTGGCCCTCAAGATCGACGCCGCTTCCTCGGACTTCGACACCTACCTCTACCTGTTCGACGCGGCCGGGAGGCTCCTCGCCTCCAACGACGATCACGACTACAGCGAGGCGAGCGGCTACGCCACCGACTCGCAGATCTTCGCCGCCCTCGCACCCGGCGAGTACGTCGTGTACGTGAGCAGCTGGTCC